One part of the Marichromatium purpuratum 984 genome encodes these proteins:
- a CDS encoding DUF4345 domain-containing protein: protein MLQVKKWLLILSFLTITLIGLMYGLSPPWFVGTFLAATMPPDIDQSHMLRAMMTLYLALGGFWLYCAFTDAYRDAGVIVLAVFCGGLVVGRITSVILDGLPSPVLVLYIFMELGLVPLCVYLLRGKVWGRRGESLREE, encoded by the coding sequence ATGCTGCAAGTGAAGAAATGGCTACTGATCCTGTCCTTCCTGACGATCACCCTCATCGGTCTGATGTACGGGCTCTCCCCGCCCTGGTTCGTGGGTACCTTTCTGGCGGCGACGATGCCTCCAGACATCGATCAGTCCCACATGCTGCGGGCAATGATGACGCTCTATCTGGCACTGGGAGGGTTTTGGCTGTACTGCGCCTTTACCGACGCCTATCGCGATGCCGGTGTCATTGTGCTTGCTGTCTTCTGCGGCGGTCTTGTGGTCGGGCGGATTACGAGCGTCATCCTGGACGGACTGCCATCTCCCGTCCTGGTGCTCTACATCTTCATGGAGCTAGGTTTGGTGCCACTCTGTGTCTATCTGCTGCGAGGCAAGGTGTGGGGGAGGCGTGGTGAATCCCTGCGGGAGGAGTGA
- a CDS encoding arylsulfatase translates to MARSQHPRSYRTHSRGRHRRGALGLGLTALLAVSTAGAAEPPNILVIWGDDIGQSNISAYTHGLVGYQTPNIDRIADEGLTFTDYYAEQSCTAGRASFITGQSVFRTGLSKVGMPGAEEGMHEADPTIAALLKAQGYATGQFGKNHLGDRDEHLPTNHGFDEFFGNLYHLNAEEEPENLDYPKDPAFRERFGPRGVIHAKAMPDGTQEIEDTGPLTKARMETVDDETVARALGFIEEQTKAGKPWFVWWNGTRMHFRTHVKDELRGISGQDEYADGMVEHDMHVGQLLDKLDELGIADNTLVFYSTDNGPHYNTWPDAAATPFRGEKNSNWEGGWRVPAMVRWPGRIEPGTWSNAIVHHMDWLPTLLAVAGEPGIKEQLLEGYQAIGRDYRVHLDGYDILPLLTGETEDSPRHEVFYFSDDGDLTALRYDDWKIIFMEQKSPGTLRVWMEPFVPLRVPLIENLRRDPYERATITSNTYYDWLIDRAYLLVPAQTYVASFLETFQEFPPRQEAASFSLDKVMEAMQNPGAP, encoded by the coding sequence ATGGCTCGATCGCAACATCCGAGGTCGTATCGCACGCATTCGAGGGGACGTCACCGGCGCGGTGCCCTGGGGCTGGGGCTGACGGCGCTGCTCGCGGTCTCGACCGCAGGCGCCGCCGAGCCGCCCAACATCCTGGTGATCTGGGGCGACGACATCGGTCAGTCGAACATCAGCGCCTACACCCATGGGCTGGTCGGCTACCAGACGCCCAACATCGACCGCATCGCCGACGAAGGCCTGACCTTCACCGACTACTACGCCGAGCAGTCCTGCACCGCCGGACGCGCCTCCTTCATCACCGGACAGAGTGTGTTCCGCACCGGGTTGTCGAAGGTCGGCATGCCCGGAGCCGAGGAAGGCATGCACGAGGCCGACCCGACCATCGCCGCACTGCTCAAGGCGCAGGGCTATGCCACCGGCCAGTTCGGCAAGAACCACCTCGGCGACCGCGACGAGCACCTGCCGACCAACCACGGCTTCGACGAGTTCTTCGGCAATCTCTATCACCTCAACGCCGAGGAGGAGCCGGAGAACCTCGACTATCCCAAGGACCCGGCCTTCCGCGAACGCTTCGGCCCACGCGGCGTGATCCACGCCAAAGCGATGCCCGACGGCACCCAAGAGATCGAGGACACCGGCCCGCTGACCAAGGCGCGAATGGAGACGGTCGACGACGAAACCGTCGCCCGCGCGCTCGGCTTCATCGAGGAGCAGACCAAGGCGGGCAAGCCCTGGTTCGTGTGGTGGAACGGCACCCGCATGCACTTCCGCACCCACGTCAAGGACGAGCTGCGCGGCATCTCCGGGCAGGACGAATACGCCGACGGCATGGTCGAGCACGACATGCACGTCGGTCAGCTGCTCGACAAGCTCGACGAGCTGGGCATCGCCGACAACACCCTGGTGTTCTACTCCACCGACAATGGTCCGCACTACAACACCTGGCCGGACGCGGCGGCGACCCCCTTCCGCGGCGAGAAGAACAGCAACTGGGAAGGCGGCTGGCGAGTGCCGGCGATGGTACGCTGGCCGGGCCGGATCGAGCCCGGAACCTGGAGCAACGCCATCGTCCACCACATGGACTGGCTGCCGACGCTGCTCGCGGTCGCCGGCGAGCCCGGCATCAAGGAGCAGCTGCTCGAAGGCTATCAGGCGATCGGGCGCGACTACCGGGTCCATCTCGACGGCTACGACATCCTGCCGCTGCTCACCGGCGAGACCGAGGACAGCCCGCGTCACGAGGTCTTCTACTTCTCCGACGACGGCGACCTGACCGCGCTGCGCTACGACGACTGGAAGATCATCTTCATGGAGCAGAAGAGCCCGGGCACGCTACGGGTGTGGATGGAGCCCTTCGTACCGCTGCGGGTGCCGCTGATCGAGAACCTGCGGCGTGATCCGTACGAGCGCGCGACCATCACCTCCAACACCTATTACGACTGGCTGATCGACCGTGCCTACCTGCTGGTGCCGGCACAGACCTACGTGGCGAGCTTCCTGGAGACCTTCCAGGAATTCCCGCCACGCCAGGAAGCGGCGAGCTTCAGTCTCGACAAGGTGATGGAGGCCATGCAGAACCCGGGCGCGCCCTGA
- a CDS encoding HAD family hydrolase, protein MRPRLLLVCLLLPTLALADPLPSWRAGALKTSIIGFVDAVTTPGADFVPAEARIAVFDNDGTLWVEQPVYTQLVFAADRVRALAPSHPQWSTQPPFDAVLADDLDALAEAGHHAILELVAATHTGLSSAEFAALVSAWIAEAHHPRFDRRYTDLVYQPMLELLAYLRAEGFKTFIVSGGGIDFMRPWTEAVYGIPPEQVIGSQIELVYEIGDDGQPRLMRQPEIGFVDDKAGKPVGIARHIGRRPILAVGNSDGDYQMLDWTTSGDGPRLSLLIHHDDPEREYAYDRDSAIGRLDQALDDAEGKGWRLVSMREDWLRVFPAAPSTPR, encoded by the coding sequence ATGCGTCCGCGCCTGCTGCTCGTCTGCCTGCTCCTGCCCACGCTCGCGCTCGCCGACCCGCTGCCCTCGTGGCGGGCGGGCGCGCTCAAGACCTCGATCATCGGGTTCGTCGATGCCGTCACCACCCCGGGAGCGGACTTCGTCCCCGCCGAGGCACGCATCGCGGTGTTCGACAACGACGGCACCCTGTGGGTCGAGCAACCGGTCTACACCCAGCTGGTGTTCGCCGCCGACCGGGTACGGGCACTCGCCCCGTCACACCCGCAGTGGTCGACCCAGCCGCCCTTCGACGCGGTCCTCGCGGACGACCTCGACGCACTCGCCGAGGCAGGGCACCACGCCATCCTCGAACTGGTCGCCGCCACCCACACCGGGCTGTCCAGCGCCGAGTTCGCCGCACTGGTGAGCGCCTGGATCGCCGAGGCGCACCACCCGCGCTTCGACCGGCGCTACACCGACCTCGTCTACCAACCGATGCTGGAGCTGCTCGCCTATCTGCGCGCCGAGGGCTTCAAGACCTTCATCGTCTCCGGCGGCGGCATCGACTTCATGCGCCCCTGGACCGAGGCCGTCTACGGCATCCCGCCCGAGCAGGTGATCGGCTCGCAGATCGAGCTGGTCTACGAGATCGGCGACGACGGCCAGCCCCGGCTGATGCGCCAACCCGAGATCGGCTTCGTCGACGACAAGGCCGGCAAGCCGGTCGGCATCGCCCGGCACATCGGTCGCCGCCCGATCCTCGCCGTCGGCAACTCCGACGGCGACTACCAGATGCTCGACTGGACCACCAGCGGCGACGGCCCCCGGCTCAGCCTGCTGATCCACCACGACGACCCCGAGCGCGAATACGCCTATGACCGCGACAGCGCCATCGGTCGGCTCGACCAGGCGCTCGACGACGCCGAGGGCAAGGGCTGGCGACTGGTGTCGATGCGTGAGGACTGGCTGCGGGTGTTCCCGGCGGCGCCGAGCACGCCGCGCTGA
- a CDS encoding cytochrome c3 family protein, producing the protein MSPTRALALFVVLLAPTASVAHSPGHVGVAVCAECHPAETARWRGSHHDLAMTEASEQTVLGDFTDARIEAHGVTSRFFRRDGGFYVDTEGPDGAIHTYRIDYTFGWWPLQQYLIAFPGGRLQPLGIAWDARAPEDGGQRWFHLYPDTPLTPEHPLHWTSRDQTWNHQCAECHSTGLRKGYDLAEDRYHTTWSEIDVACEACHGAGATHVAEARAVAAGPGQWSATKGLRVDLGDRDGGHWVIDPEHGLPRRTVARTAQRELDTCARCHARRGLIHEDPTPGQPLGQTHRLALLEPGRYHPDGQILDEVFVHGSFIQSRMYRHGVTCSDCHDPHDLQPRAPGNAVCARCHTATRYDAPAHHHHPAGSSGAACVACHMPQRRYMVIDERADHSLRIPRPDLSRTLGTPNACNQCHQDRDPAWAEAALARWYGTQPEERAPHFGEILHAGRHDPRAAEPRLLRLAANRDQPAIARASALDLLRGAPDPGRELTLRRLLDDPEPLVRAAALDALAGADAATLRALALPRLDDPVRAVRMIAARRVAPLAATPRDAAEARRLEQALDDYRATQLATAERPESHLNIGLLELDARRPEAAERAYRTALRLDPGFVPGYVNLADLQRALGRDAEAERTLRQGLAQRPEAATLHHALGLALIRQQRWPAAVEALGHAARLAPDNARHAYVLGLAQARAGEPETALATLRAAQRRHPEDRDLLVAIVDLARRHGEQQLALDYATKLQRLGPP; encoded by the coding sequence ATGTCGCCGACGCGCGCGCTCGCGCTGTTCGTCGTGCTGCTCGCGCCGACGGCGAGCGTGGCGCACTCGCCCGGGCATGTCGGCGTCGCCGTCTGCGCCGAATGCCACCCCGCCGAGACCGCGCGCTGGCGCGGCTCGCACCACGATCTGGCGATGACCGAGGCGAGCGAGCAGACGGTACTCGGCGACTTCACCGACGCCCGCATCGAGGCGCACGGCGTCACCAGCCGCTTCTTCCGTCGCGATGGCGGCTTCTACGTCGACACCGAGGGGCCGGACGGCGCGATCCACACCTATCGCATCGACTACACCTTCGGCTGGTGGCCGCTGCAGCAATACCTGATCGCCTTTCCTGGCGGTCGGCTCCAGCCCCTCGGCATCGCCTGGGACGCGCGCGCGCCAGAGGACGGCGGCCAGCGCTGGTTCCATCTCTACCCCGACACCCCGCTCACCCCCGAGCACCCGCTGCACTGGACCAGCCGCGACCAGACCTGGAACCACCAGTGCGCTGAGTGTCACTCGACCGGCCTGCGCAAGGGCTACGACCTCGCCGAGGACCGCTACCACACCACCTGGTCGGAGATCGACGTCGCCTGCGAGGCCTGTCACGGCGCGGGCGCGACACACGTCGCCGAGGCCCGCGCGGTCGCCGCCGGGCCCGGCCAGTGGAGCGCGACCAAGGGGCTGCGCGTCGACCTCGGCGACCGCGACGGCGGGCACTGGGTGATCGACCCCGAGCACGGTCTGCCCAGACGCACGGTGGCGCGCACCGCGCAGCGCGAACTCGACACCTGCGCCCGCTGTCACGCCCGGCGCGGGCTGATCCACGAGGACCCGACGCCCGGCCAGCCGCTCGGCCAGACCCACCGTCTCGCCCTGCTCGAACCCGGGCGCTACCACCCCGACGGCCAGATCCTCGACGAGGTCTTCGTCCACGGCTCCTTCATCCAGAGCCGCATGTACCGGCACGGTGTGACCTGCAGCGACTGTCACGACCCGCACGACCTCCAGCCACGCGCGCCGGGCAACGCGGTCTGTGCCCGCTGCCACACGGCGACGCGCTACGACGCCCCGGCGCACCATCACCACCCCGCAGGCTCCAGCGGCGCGGCCTGCGTCGCCTGTCACATGCCGCAGCGCCGCTACATGGTGATCGACGAGCGCGCCGACCACAGCCTGCGCATCCCCCGCCCCGACCTCAGCCGCACCCTCGGCACCCCCAACGCCTGCAACCAGTGTCACCAGGACCGCGATCCGGCCTGGGCCGAGGCGGCGCTGGCGCGCTGGTACGGCACGCAGCCCGAGGAGCGAGCACCCCACTTCGGCGAGATCCTCCACGCCGGTCGCCACGACCCGCGCGCCGCCGAGCCGCGCCTGCTCCGGCTCGCCGCCAACCGTGACCAACCGGCGATCGCCCGGGCCAGCGCGCTCGACCTGCTGCGCGGCGCGCCTGATCCAGGGCGCGAGCTGACCCTGCGCCGCCTGCTCGACGACCCCGAGCCCCTGGTGCGCGCGGCGGCGCTGGACGCACTCGCCGGCGCCGATGCCGCGACCCTGCGCGCCCTGGCGCTGCCCCGGCTCGACGACCCGGTGCGCGCGGTGCGCATGATCGCCGCGCGCCGCGTCGCGCCGCTCGCCGCCACGCCCCGCGACGCCGCCGAGGCACGACGGCTGGAACAGGCGCTCGACGACTATCGCGCCACCCAACTGGCCACCGCCGAGCGACCCGAGTCACACCTCAACATCGGCCTGCTCGAACTTGATGCGCGCCGCCCCGAGGCCGCCGAACGCGCCTATCGCACCGCGCTCCGGCTCGATCCCGGGTTCGTCCCAGGTTATGTCAACTTGGCCGACCTCCAGCGCGCACTCGGTCGGGACGCAGAGGCCGAGCGCACCCTCCGCCAGGGGCTCGCCCAACGCCCCGAGGCCGCCACCCTGCACCACGCACTCGGCCTCGCACTGATCCGCCAACAGCGCTGGCCCGCCGCGGTCGAGGCACTCGGCCACGCCGCCCGACTCGCCCCCGACAACGCACGCCATGCCTATGTCCTCGGGCTCGCCCAGGCCCGCGCCGGCGAGCCGGAGACCGCGCTCGCCACCCTGCGCGCCGCCCAGCGTCGTCACCCGGAGGATCGCGACCTGCTGGTCGCCATCGTCGACCTCGCCCGCCGTCACGGCGAGCAGCAACTGGCGCTCGACTATGCGACCAAGCTGCAGCGGCTCGGGCCGCCCTGA
- a CDS encoding protein tyrosine phosphatase family protein: MDAENTHQVFDWLWTSGQLSEADIAALPRLGVDTVINLAPPTAHNALPGEAEHITALGLSYIQIPVDWEQPQISDYQTFSVLLRALQREGRRVWVHCARNMRVSAFVYLYRRIELGEAEEVARFPMREVWVGNGVWGEFIAVCMEGVD, encoded by the coding sequence GTGGACGCCGAGAACACCCACCAGGTCTTCGACTGGCTCTGGACCTCAGGCCAGCTCTCCGAGGCCGACATCGCCGCCCTGCCCCGGCTGGGTGTCGACACCGTCATCAACCTCGCCCCACCCACCGCCCACAACGCCCTCCCCGGCGAGGCCGAACACATCACCGCGCTCGGGCTGAGCTACATCCAGATCCCCGTCGACTGGGAACAACCGCAGATCTCCGACTACCAGACCTTCTCCGTCTTGCTGCGCGCGTTGCAGCGAGAGGGCCGGCGTGTCTGGGTGCACTGCGCGCGGAACATGCGGGTGAGTGCGTTTGTTTATCTGTATCGGCGGATTGAGTTGGGTGAGGCTGAAGAGGTGGCGCGGTTTCCGATGCGGGAGGTTTGGGTGGGGAATGGGGTTTGGGGGGAGTTTATTGCGGTCTGCATGGAAGGCGTTGACTGA